CGCTTCAAAACAGGTGGAAAATATATTGACGACGATGACTTTGTTACGGGGGAGCGAGGTGAATTCCCGCTCGTCGTGAAAGAAAACGGTGTAAACTTTGCCGTCTATTTAAATGAAGGTGCGATGGTTGGCGTATTTCTCGACCAAAGAGAAGTAAGGCAATCGATTCGTGATAAATACGCGAACGGAAAACGTGTTTTGAACACTTTCTCCTATACAGGAGCTTTTTCAGTTTTCGCAGCGATCGGTGGTGCTGAAAAAACAACGAGTGTCGATCTTGCTAATCGAAGCTATGAAAAAACGATCGAACAGTTTAGTATGAACAGCCTTGATTATGAAGCACATGACATCATCGTCCAAGACGTTTTTGACTATTATAACTATGCGGTAAAAAAGGGGCTTTCTTTCGACTTAGTCATTCTTGACCCGCCGAGCTTTGCCCGCTCAAAGAAACGAACATTCAGTGCCGAAAAAGATTATAAGCACCTTTTAAAACAAACGATTGATATTACAGAAAAAGGTGGCGTTATTGTTGCATCAACCAACGCTGCCAAAGTACCAATGAAAAAATTCAAAGCATTTATTGATGAAGCTTTTAATGAAAAAGGTCAGAAATATAGTATTCTAGAGGAACATTCTCTCCCAAGCGACTTTCAAGTTGTCCCTCAATTCCCCGAGGGCAGTTACTTAAAAGTGTTGTTTATTCGTACCGGGGACTTGTCGAAAAATCGATAATTTTAAAAAGGCTAAGGTGGCGAACCTTAGCCTTTTTAAGTTTGCACTTATTTTACACCCTCAAACTGCTCTTCTTCTGTTGAATTTTTTAAAGCTAATGTTGAAGATGCTCCTCCTGTAATGGCTTGAGATACTTCATCAAAGTATCCTGTTCCAACTTCTCTCTGGTGTCTTGTCGCTGTGTACCCCGCTTCTTCTGATGCGAATTCAGCTTGTTGGAGCTCTGAATATGCTGCCATTCCCCGCTCTTTATAATCGTATGCAAGTTCAAACATACTATGATTCAATGCATGGAAACCTGCTAATGTGACAAACTGCAATTTATACCCCATTTCCCCTAACTCTTTTTGGAACTGCTCAATCGTCGTATCATCAAGCTTCTTCTTCCAATTAAAAGAAGGTGAACAGTTATAAGCTAATAGTTTTCCAGGGTACTTTTCATGGATCGCATTAGCAAACCTGCGTGCTTCATCTAAATCCGGTTCACTCGTCTCACACCAAATGAGATCCGCATAAGGTGCATAAGCAAGCCCTCGAGCAATTGCTTGATCAAGCCCTGCCTTTGTACGATAAAAACCTTCAGCTGTTCTCTCACCAGTTAAAAATTCATGATCATAAGGATCAACATCACTTGTAATTAAGTTTGCTGCATTTGC
The Bacillus shivajii DNA segment above includes these coding regions:
- a CDS encoding class I SAM-dependent rRNA methyltransferase; protein product: MNEIRIKIKQRHANKYKSGYPLLFKEAITNLDSLKSEGSLLYFEDEKGSFLGRGYYGRQNKGYGWVLTQKPNEKIDQMFFEKKLAKALAKRASFYEDPNTTAFRLFNGEGDGIGGLTIDYFDGYLLFNWYSEGMYTFKDTIIEAIHSVSDFKGIYEKKRFKTGGKYIDDDDFVTGERGEFPLVVKENGVNFAVYLNEGAMVGVFLDQREVRQSIRDKYANGKRVLNTFSYTGAFSVFAAIGGAEKTTSVDLANRSYEKTIEQFSMNSLDYEAHDIIVQDVFDYYNYAVKKGLSFDLVILDPPSFARSKKRTFSAEKDYKHLLKQTIDITEKGGVIVASTNAAKVPMKKFKAFIDEAFNEKGQKYSILEEHSLPSDFQVVPQFPEGSYLKVLFIRTGDLSKNR